The following are encoded in a window of Euwallacea fornicatus isolate EFF26 chromosome 21, ASM4011564v1, whole genome shotgun sequence genomic DNA:
- the LOC136345758 gene encoding probable cytochrome P450 6a14, whose product MELLEAKLILTVLVLLILAAIAGFYKHHFSYWKKRGIKHLKPIFPFGNASNFFLGKASFGEIFQGWYLDMQRKGWAFGGAYFCAKPVFIPLDQELVKKIIISDFMVFPNHGMYVNEKNDPFSGHIFNLMDYKWRNLRVRFPAAFTASKMRRNVLIMERISREFVSLIEQLSLKNKPVDVKSVLSRFTIDIISACAFGMESNTLKGEDVELTKQARPFFDNQWSRISNTLVMLIPVPILGLFNFKLFPVGTTEYFMKLFRGIKEHREKESIKRNDLADLLIDLCDETKDHPDFSGKGKMVPLTFNEFASQMYVFFEAGFETSSSTQTFALYELAVNPKVQERLRKEIDTVLEKFEGHVGYDSINEMKYLDMVVDETLRKYPIFPILPRKSIRDYQIPDTDIVIENDTLVMVTNFGIHYDPEYYPDPLKFDPDRFLPENKASRPHCAYLPFGEGPRICVGKRFGIWQTKMGLVSIIKNFELTLSKKMKLPFSFDKSGLILAANGGVWLDFKKINQ is encoded by the exons ATGGAGCTTCTCGaagcaaaattgattttaacagTCCTCGTATTACTTATTTTAGCAGCTATAGCAGGTTTTTACAAACATCATTTTTCTTATTGGAAAAAGCGGGGAATAAAGCAcctaaaaccaattttcccATTTGGAAATGCCTCAAATTTCTTCCTGGGAAAAGCCAGCTTTGGGGAGATTTTTCAGGGGTGGTACTTGGATATGCAACGTAAAGGATGGGCTTTTGGGGGGGCCTATTTTTGTGCCAAACCTGTTTTCATCCCCCTGGACCAAGAGCTggtgaagaaaataattatttccgaCTTTATGGTATTTCCCAATCACGGGATGTACGTTAACGAGAAGAACGACCCGTTTTCTGggcatattttcaatttgatggATTATAAATGGAGAAACTTGAGGGTCCGCTTTCCGGCTGCCTTCACTGCGTCGAAAATGAGGCGAAACGTCTTGATCATGGAGAGAATTAGCAGGGAATTTGTCTCTTTAATCGAGCAGCTTAGCTTGAAGAACAAACCTGTGGATGTTAAAAGTGTCTTAAGTAGATTCACCATTGACATTATCAGTGCTTGTGCATTTGGCATGGAAAGCAACACCCTCAAAGGCGAGGACGTCGAGCTCACAAAACAGGCAAGGCCCTTTTTCGATAATCAATGGAGTCGCATCTCAAACACTCTAGTCATGCTCATCCCGGTGCCTATTCTAGGcttgttcaattttaaactctTCCCAGTGGGAACCACCGAGTATTTCATGAAATTGTTCAGGGGAATCAAGGAACATCGCGAGAAAGAGAGCATAAAGAGAAACGATTTGGCGGACTTATTGATTGATTTATGTGACGAAACAAAAGATCATCCGGATTTCAGTGGCAAGGGAAAAATGGTCCCGCTGACTTTTAACGAGTTTGCCTCGCAGATGTATGTATTTTTCGAGGCAGGATTCGAAACTTCTTCCTCCACCCAGACTTTCGCTTTATATGAATTAGCTGTCAATCCAAAAGTTCAAGAAAGATTGCGAAAAGAAATCGATACGGTGCTGGAGAAGTTTGAAGGGCACGTTGGGTACGATTCGATTAACGAGATGAAGTACTTAGATATGGTCGTCGATG AAACTTTGAGGAAATACCCGATATTTCCGATCTTGCCCAGAAAGTCGATCAGGGATTATCAGATCCCGGACACGGACATTGTGATTGAAAACGATACCTTGGTAATGGTCACCAATTTCGGAATTCACTATGACCCGGAGTATTATCCAGATCCGTTGAAGTTCGATCCAGATCGTTTTCTACCCGAAAATAAGGCCAGCCGACCTCATTGCGCTTATCTACCATTTGGTGAGGGACCAAGAATTTGTGTTG gtaAACGCTTTGGTATTTGGCAAACAAAAATGGGTCTAGTGAGCATTATCAAGAATTTCGAATTAACGttaagcaaaaaaatgaagttgccCTTTAGCTTCGATAAGTCCGGGCTCATCTTGGCTGCCAATGGAGGAGTGTGGTTGgactttaagaaaattaaccaatag
- the LOC136345766 gene encoding cathepsin B-like codes for MNFLVASLLFSSVASWCYAEANLHPLSDEYIAQINEKATTWKAGKNFEIHDWEKVKKIANGVLPGKRLHPNIGSVNPHDESEDVPEEFDAREQWSKCESLKQIRDQSSCGSCWAFAAVEAMSDRLCIHSDQTQQTYVSAEDLNSCCFGASKCGMGCGGGYIDAPWYYWNTDGIVTGGLYNSSQGCKDYSLEPCEHHVDGTKPQCDSLDFDTPECVRSCYDNSLDYKESLTFGQEQIGEFSNEKQIQLEIYNNGPVEAAFIVYEDFLSYKSGVYQATSDNEVGAHAIKILGWGVEEGTNYWLIANSWDYDWGNNGYVKFLRGENHCGIESNVVASLPLV; via the exons atgaattttctggTAGCTTCGCTTCTCTTCTCCTCCGTGGCTTCTTGGTGCTACGCGGAAGCAAACCTGCATCCTCTCTCAGATGAGTACATCGCCCAAATCAACGAAAAAGCTACCACCTGGAAGGCGGGCAAGAACTTCGAGATCCACGACTGGGAAAAGGTTAAGAAAATCGCAAATGGTGTGCTGCCCGGCAAGAGATTACACCCCAATATCGGTTCGGTAAATCCTCATGATGAGAGTGAGGACGTGCCTGAAGAATTCGATGCTCGTGAACAGTGGAGCAAGTGCGAGTCGTTGAAACAGATCAGAGATCAGTCCAGTTGTGGATCGTGCTGG GCTTTTGCTGCCGTTGAAGCCATGTCCGACCGACTCTGCATCCACTCAGACCAAACTCAGCAAACCTACGTCTCAGCTGAGGATCTCAACTCCTGCTGCTTTGGAGCGTCCAAATGCGGAATGGGGTGCGGAGGTGGTTATATCGACGCTCCCTGGTACTACTGGAACACCGACGGCATCGTCACTGGAGGGTTGTACAATTCCTCCCAAGGGTGCAAAGACTATTCCCTGGAACCCTGCGAGCACCACGTGGATGGCACGAAGCCTCAGTGCGATTCCCTAGACTTCGACACCCCTGAATGTGTTAGATCTTGTTACGACAATTCTTTGGACTATAAGGAATCTCTCACATTCGGGCAGGAGCAAATTGGTGAATTTTCCAATGAGAAACAAATACAGTTGGAGATTTACAATAATGGTCCTGTGGAAGCTGCGTTTATTgtttatgaagattttttgaGCTACAAATCTG ggGTTTACCAAGCGACCAGCGACAACGAGGTAGGAGCCCATGCTATTAAGATCTTGGGATGGGGGGTTGAAGAGGGCACCAACTATTGGTTGATCGCGAATTCCTGGGATTACGATTGGGGCAACAATGGAtacgtcaaatttttaagaggAGAGAACCATTGCGGAATTGAAAGCAACGTTGTTGCCAGCTTGCCCCTTGTGTAA